The genomic segment ATCTATGCACCTCGATCGGCGCTGGTAGGGTAGCTCCTGAGCAGAGCAGATAAACGCAAGGCACAAAAAAGCCCCTGTTACGGGGCTTTCAGGGATTTTCGATTGCTCCAGAGAGCTCTCGAAATCATGTAATGGTGCGGACGGAGAGACTCGAACTCTCACACCTTGCGGCGCCAGAACCTAAATCTGGTGTGTCTACCAATTTCACCACGTCCGCAAACTGCTAAACGAAAACGCCAGGCACTGCCTGGCGTTTCGGAATATGGGGTGGACGATGGGGTTCGAACCCACGACCGCAGGAGCCACAATCCTGTGCTCTACCAACTGAGCTACGCCCACCATATTGCCTTGCTTGTGCCAGAGCCCGAAATGGCGCACCCGGCAGGACTCGAACCTGCGACCATCCGCTTAGAAGGCGGATGCTCTATCCAGCTGAGCTACGGGCGCTTTTATCTGCAACCTATCAGAGCGCAGACTTCAAGCTTCAGCCAATGAAGGCCTCGACCTTCAAAAGCCGTCTTACCCAGCAGCAAGCTGTGCTCGACAAGCGGGGCGAATCTTAATGGCCTGCCGGCATGTCGTCAACAGCCAAACCGAAAAAAATTCAGCCTGGTAAAGGGGTTACGGGAATCCGTCATCGCATTGCCTTTGCCGGACGGTGCCACCGTGCGAGAATGCGCCTCCTTTTTCAATCCTTCTCGATGGTTAATTAAGCGTCATGACCGCAAAACTGATCGACGGTAAAAAGATCGCTGCCAATATTCGCCAACAGATTGCCGGCAGGGTTGCCGAGCGATCTAAGCAGGGCCTCAGGATACCGGGGCTGGCAGTGATCCTGGTGGGCAAAGACCCGGCCTCTCAGGTTTATGTAGCGCATAAGCGCAAGGACTGCGAGGAAGTTGGGTTCAAGTCCACTGCCCATGACCTACCGGCAACGACCAGCCAGACGGACCTGCTGGCGCTTATCGATCAGCTCAATGAAGATCCGCTTATTGATGGCATTCTTGTTCAGCTGCCCCTACCTAAGCACCTGGATGCTTCGCAGTTGCTTGAGCGCATCCGTCCGGACAAGGACGTCGATGGTTTCCACCCATACAATATCGGCCGACTCGCGCAGCGTATGCCGCTGCTACGCCCCTGCACACCGAAAGGCATCATGGCGCTGCTCGAAAGCACCGGTGTGGATCTGCACGGGCTCAATGCAGTGGTGGTCGGTGCGTCCAATATTGTCGGTCGCCCGATGGCGCTGGAATTGCTGCTGGCAGGCTGTACGACAACCGTCACCCACCGTTTTACCCATGATCTGGCCGACCACGTCAAGCGCGCCGATTTGATCGTGGTCGCGACGGGCATTACTGGCCTGGTAAAAGGCGACTGGATCAAGGAAGGCGCCATCGTCATCGATGTCGGGATCAACCGCCAAGCTGACGGCAAGCTGGTCGGGGACGTCGAGTTCGAGGTGGCGGTACAACGCGCCAGCTGGATTACCCCGGTGCCGGGTGGTGTCGGCCCGATGACCCGCGCCTGCCTGCTGGAAAATACGCTGCACGCCGCGGAACATTTGCACGGCTGATCTGAACGAAGCCTGAGCGTCAGGCGCTGCCCTGAGCCAGCGTGATACAAAAAAACGGCACCCTGAGGTGCCGTTTTCTATGACGCGTTCACAAATGCAGCGACGCTTAGCGCTTCTGCTCCCAGGACTTGATCAGCTCGTCATAGCTGATGGTTTGACCCTGAGGCTTTTCATTTTCCAGTTTGGGTTTCGGCGATCCGGCCTGCTTCAGCCAGTACTCTGGATCACGCGGCTCGTTAAGCTTTGGACCGCACTTGGGCTGGACGTTGGCCCGCTCCAGCCGCGCCATCATGGTGTCCTGCGCTTCGGCAAGACCATCCAGCGCCTCTTGAGGGGACTTGTCGCCGCTGGCCGCTTCGGCAATGTACTGCCACCAGAGCTGCGCCAGACGTGGATAATCCGGCACGTTGGTTCCGGTTGGCGTCCACTGTACCCGCGCCGGGCTGCGGTAGAACTCGACCAGACCACCTAACTTCGGCGCCGCTTCGGTCATGGCATTGGAATTGATGTCGGATTCACGGATCGGCGTCAGACCGACCAGCGTCTTCTTCAGCGACACGGTTTTCGACACGGTGAACTGCGCGTAGAGCCATGCAGCCAGACGGCGTTTCTCCGGTGTCGAGTTGAGGAAGGTCCAGGAGCCGGTGTCTTGATAGCCGAGCTTCATGCCCTCTTCCCAATACGGTCCTTTGGGGGACGGCGCCATTCGCCATTTCGGCGTGCCGTCCTCGTTGACCACTGGCAGACCTGGCTTGGTCATGTCGGCGGTAAAGGCGGTGTACCAGAATATCTGCTGCGCGATGTTGCCCTGCGCCGGAACCGGGCCGGACTCGGAGAATGTCATGCCCTGGGCTTCTGGCGGTGCGTACTGGCGCATCCAGTCGACGTATTTCTGCGTCGCGTAGACCGCGGCCGGACCGTTCGTGGCGCCGCCGCGAGAGACACTCGAGCCGACTGGATGGCAATCCTCGACGCGGATGCCCCACTCGTCCACTGGCAAGCCGTTTGGCAGGCCCTTGTCGCCGGCTCCTGCCATGGAGAACCAGGCGTCGGTGAAGCGCCAGCCGAGCGATGGGTCTTTCTTGCCGTAATCCATGTGGCCGTAGACCCGCTGGCCGTCGATTTCCTTGACGTACTTGCTGAAAAACTCGGCGATGTCTTCGTAGGCGGACCAGTTCACCGGCACGCCGAGCTCATAGCCATAGCGCTCCTTGAATTGCTTTTTCAGCTCGGGCCGCTCGAACCAGTCGGCGCGAAACCAGTAGAGGTTGGCGAATTGCTGGTCGGGTAGCTGATAGAGCTTGCCGTCTGGGCCGGTGGTAAAGGAAATCCCGATGAAATCATCGAGGTCGAGCGTCGGCAAGGTCACGTCCTTGCCCTCGTTCTTGATCATGTCGCTGATCGCGACCGCCTTGCCGTAACGGAAATGGGTGCCGATCAGGTCGGAGTCATTGATATAGCCATCGTAAATGTTCTTGCCGGATTGCATTTGCGTCTGCAGCTTCTCGACAACATCACCCTCCTGCATCAAGTCGTGGCGCAGCTTGATACCGGTAATTTCGCTGAAAGCCCGCGCCAGGGTCTTGGACTCATACTCATGGGTTGTGATGGTTTCCGATGCGACGTTGATTTCCATCCCACGGAAAGGCTCGGCGGCCTTGATGAACCAGCGCAACTCCTCCATCTGCTGTTCCGGCGACAGGGTCGAGGGATTGAATTCCGACTCGACCCATTTCTTGGCCGCATCTTCATAGGCATCGGCCCATGCCGTTCCTGCAATGCCGGACAACGTCAGCAAGGCCGCGATCGCCATGCCATGTCGGGTGTTGTTTTTATTCTCGAACATAAACACCTCCTTTGGGTTTTTCGGAGGGATGGGCCACGAGGCTCAACCCCAGCGCATCACTGCAAACAACCAGACGAGAGACAGCGCGGACGCTATCCAGATGCTCCAGTCGGTCAGCCCTATCAGCAGAAGGTGCCAATAGGCGCTGCCCAGAAGTCCAATGAACAATCGATCGCCGCGCGTGGTGACGATGGGCAGAAAGCCCTTGCGCGGCACACAAGGCCGCTTCAGCTCCCACGCGCTCATCACCGCCAGCATCACGCCAATTACCGCGAAGAAGGATGCAGTAGGGGTGGTCCAGGCCATCCAGTTCATGCGTGATCTCCTATACCCGACCCAGGGCGAAGCCCTTGGCCACGTGATTGCGAACGAACCAGATCACCAGCATGCCCGGCAGGATGGTCAGCACCCCGGCGGCTGCCAGCACACCCCAGTCAATCCCTGAAGCGGAAACGGTCCGAGTCATCACCGACACAATGGGTTTGGCGTCAACCGAGGTCAGCGTGCGAGCCAACAGCAGCTCGACCCACGAAAACATGAAGCAGAAGAAGGCTGTCACGCCAATGCCCGAGCCGATCAACGGAATGAAAATCTTCACGAAGAACTTGGGAAAGCTGTAACCATCGATATAGGCGGTTTCATCGATTTCCTTGGGCACGCCAGACATGAAGCCTTCGAGAATCCAGACCGCCAGCGGGACGTTGAACAGGCAGTGCGCCAAGGCCACCGCGATGTGCGTGTCGAACAGTCCAATCGACGAATAGAGCTGGAAAAATGGCAGCAGGAAGACCGCCGGGGGCGCCATGCGGTTGGTCAAGAGCCAGAAGAACAGATGCTTGTCGCCGAGAAAGCGGAAGCGCGAAAAAGCATAGGCGGCCGGCAGCGCTACGGTCAGCGAAATGACCGTGTTCAGGCACACGTAGTACAACGAGTTGATGTAGCCGCTGTACCAGCTGCGATCAGTGAAGATCACCTTGTAGTTGTCCAGCGTGAGGTCCCGAGGCCAGAGCGTAAGGCCACCGAGAATCTCGGTATTGCTCTTGAACGACATGTTGACCAGCCAGTAGATCGGCACCATCAGAAAGGCGATATAGAGGATCAGTACCACTCGCTTGCGCAGGTTCATCAGTGGGTCCTCTTCAGTTCTGGTCGCCATGGGTCATGGCCGTATAGAACAGCCAGGACACCAGCAGGATGATCAGGAAATAGATCAGGGAGAACGCCGCCGCCGGGCCAAGATCGAACTGCCCTACCGCCATCTTGGTCAGCGTCTGACTGAGGAAGGTGGTGGCATTGCCCGGACCGCCACCAGTGAGCACGAACGGCTCGGTGTAGATCATGAAGCTGTCCATGAAGCGCAGCATCACGGCGATCAGCAGCACGCTCTTGAGCTTGGGCAACTGGATGTAGCGAAACACTGCCCAGCTCGAGGCCCTGTCGATGCGCGCGGCCTGGTAATAGGCATCCGGGATCGCCCGCAAACCCGAGTAGCACAGCAGCGCGACCAAGGAGGTCCAGTGCCAGACATCCATGACCAATACTGTTACCCAGGCATCGCGGGTATTGGATGCATAGTTGTAGTGGATACCCATCTCTCGAAGGCTATAGCCCAGCAGGCCAATGTCTGCCCGCCCGAAGATCTGCCAGATTGTCCCGACTACGTTCCATGGAATCAGCAATGGAATCGCCATCACGATCAGGCACAGGGAAGCCCAGCGCCCTCGGGTTGGCATGGTCAGCGCGACCGCGATGCCCAAGGGTATTTCGATCAACAGCACGCAACCGGAATAGATGAACTGCCGCAGCAGTGAGTCATGCAGGCGAGGGTCGTGAAGAATCTGGCGGTACCAATCCGCGCCGACGAAGAACCGAGTCGAGGAATCGAAGATGTCCTGAACTGAATAGTTCACCACGGTCATCATCGGCAGAATGGCGCTGAAGGCGACCAGCAGAAACACCGGTAACACCAGCCACCACGCGCGATTGTCCTGAATCTTGGTCATGGCATGTCCTCCACCAGCCGATCATCGGCGTAGAGCATCAGCCACTGGGCAGGGAAGCCTAGCCAGGCCTGGCTTTTCGGGACGGGATGATCTTCAGGCAGTCGCGCCTTGAGCAAATGCCCTTGCAGGCGCAGCGTGAGGATTTTGTAGGTTCCCAGATCCTCCACGCGCACCACGTCGGCCTGCATTCCGCCCACAGCAGCCTCGTCGGAAACCTGAACGAACTCCGGACGAACGCCGATCTGCAAGCGACACCCAGCTACGTCGGGCAATCGCGCAAGCAAGGCATCGGAAAGGGGTAGATGCAGATCGCCGAACCCGACGCCGCCCTCCTCGGCCCGCACGTCGATCAGGTTCATTCCCGGACTGCCAACGAAGAACCCGACAAAGGTGTGCTGTGGTCGCTCGAACAACTCCCTTGGCGTGCCGAACTGGACGATCTGCCCGCCATGCATCACCGCAATCTTGTCAGCGAAGGTCGATGCCTCCAGCTGATCGTGGGTGACGTAAATCATGGTGATATTGAACTGTTCGTGGATCTGCTTGAGCTTGCGCCGCAGTTTCCATTTCAGATGCGGATCGATGACGGTGAGCGGCTCGTCGAAGAGAATTGCCGACACGTCATCGCGTACCAGGCCACGTCCCATGGACACCTTCTGTTTCTCGTCCGCGGTCAGGTTGCGAGCCTTTCGCTTGAGCAATGGATGGAGATCGAGCACCTCGGCGATCTCGTGCACCTTACTGGTAACCCGCGCTTCCGGAACGCCCTGATTGCGCAACGGGAAAGCCAGATTATCGAAGACGGTCATGGTGTCGTAGACGACCGGGAACTGGAAAACCTGGGCGATGTTGCGTTGCTCTGGCGACATCCTGTTGACTTCGCGCGCGTCGAACAGCACCTGCCCCTCGGATGGGCTGAGCAATCCTGAAATGATGTTGAGCAAGGTCGATTTGCCGCAGCCGGAGGGACCCAGCAGCGCATAGGCGCCGCCCTGCTCCCACACGTGGTCCATCTCGCGAATGGCATAGTCCGCCGCACCACTCGGCTGCGGGCTGTAACTGTGAGCAAGGTTCTGCAAGCGAATCTCCGCCATGGCGCTCTCCTCAGACGCGTCGGGCCGGTGCCTGGGCCAACTGCCCGGCAGCATCGAACACAAACAACTTGTGGGTCGGGATGTACACCCGGATTGGCGAGTCAACGGCGTAGTCATGCACGCCTTGCAGATGCAGCACCAAGCTGAAATGTTCGTTGCGCACGTGCAGGAACGTTTCCGAACCGCTGATTTCCGCCAACTCGACCATACCGGCCACCTCAAGGTCGTCGTCATTGGACGGCACGAGCCCGATATGGCTGGGTCGGATGCCGAACCGGTATTCCCCCTCGCTCAATGCGCGCAGGTCGGCATTGAGGGGAAAGTGCATGCAGTCCTGAAAGCTCACCTCGTTAGCGCCGATCCGCCCCGGCAACAGATTTATTGGTGGCTCGGAAAACAGCTCGGCACTGAGCATCTGGCTAGGCCGGTGGTATACCTCGGACGTCGGTCCGCTCTGAATCACGCGACCTTCATGCAGGACAGTGGCCGTTCCACCCAGCGCCAGCGCCTCGTTGGGCTCGGTAGTGGCATAGACAGCAATGCTGCGCCGCGTCTTGAACAGCTCGCGCATTTCCTGGCGGAGTTCTTCGCGCAGCTTGTAGTCGAGATTGACCAGCGGCTCGTCGAACAGGATTAGATCCGCGTCTTTTACCAGCGCCCGGGCCATCGCGGTGCGTTGCTGCTGCCCGCCCGAGAGCTCCAGCGGGTGCCGTTGAAGAAAGCCTTCGATGTGCAGCATTTCAGCGGTTTCGCGCACCTTACGTTCGATTTCCGCCTTGCTCATGCCAGCCTGTCGCAACGGTGAGGCAATGTTCTCGAAGACGCTCAGCGT from the Stutzerimonas stutzeri genome contains:
- a CDS encoding ABC transporter ATP-binding protein; amino-acid sequence: MSLTLEHITKSVDGQLHIDDASLNFEPGSFNVLIGRTLSGKTSLMRLMAGLDKPNQGRILMNGADVTGVPVRKRNVSMVYQQFINYPTLSVFENIASPLRQAGMSKAEIERKVRETAEMLHIEGFLQRHPLELSGGQQQRTAMARALVKDADLILFDEPLVNLDYKLREELRQEMRELFKTRRSIAVYATTEPNEALALGGTATVLHEGRVIQSGPTSEVYHRPSQMLSAELFSEPPINLLPGRIGANEVSFQDCMHFPLNADLRALSEGEYRFGIRPSHIGLVPSNDDDLEVAGMVELAEISGSETFLHVRNEHFSLVLHLQGVHDYAVDSPIRVYIPTHKLFVFDAAGQLAQAPARRV
- a CDS encoding carbohydrate ABC transporter permease; the protein is MTKIQDNRAWWLVLPVFLLVAFSAILPMMTVVNYSVQDIFDSSTRFFVGADWYRQILHDPRLHDSLLRQFIYSGCVLLIEIPLGIAVALTMPTRGRWASLCLIVMAIPLLIPWNVVGTIWQIFGRADIGLLGYSLREMGIHYNYASNTRDAWVTVLVMDVWHWTSLVALLCYSGLRAIPDAYYQAARIDRASSWAVFRYIQLPKLKSVLLIAVMLRFMDSFMIYTEPFVLTGGGPGNATTFLSQTLTKMAVGQFDLGPAAAFSLIYFLIILLVSWLFYTAMTHGDQN
- the folD gene encoding bifunctional methylenetetrahydrofolate dehydrogenase/methenyltetrahydrofolate cyclohydrolase FolD: MTAKLIDGKKIAANIRQQIAGRVAERSKQGLRIPGLAVILVGKDPASQVYVAHKRKDCEEVGFKSTAHDLPATTSQTDLLALIDQLNEDPLIDGILVQLPLPKHLDASQLLERIRPDKDVDGFHPYNIGRLAQRMPLLRPCTPKGIMALLESTGVDLHGLNAVVVGASNIVGRPMALELLLAGCTTTVTHRFTHDLADHVKRADLIVVATGITGLVKGDWIKEGAIVIDVGINRQADGKLVGDVEFEVAVQRASWITPVPGGVGPMTRACLLENTLHAAEHLHG
- a CDS encoding DUF2160 domain-containing protein; translation: MNWMAWTTPTASFFAVIGVMLAVMSAWELKRPCVPRKGFLPIVTTRGDRLFIGLLGSAYWHLLLIGLTDWSIWIASALSLVWLFAVMRWG
- a CDS encoding carbohydrate ABC transporter permease codes for the protein MNLRKRVVLILYIAFLMVPIYWLVNMSFKSNTEILGGLTLWPRDLTLDNYKVIFTDRSWYSGYINSLYYVCLNTVISLTVALPAAYAFSRFRFLGDKHLFFWLLTNRMAPPAVFLLPFFQLYSSIGLFDTHIAVALAHCLFNVPLAVWILEGFMSGVPKEIDETAYIDGYSFPKFFVKIFIPLIGSGIGVTAFFCFMFSWVELLLARTLTSVDAKPIVSVMTRTVSASGIDWGVLAAAGVLTILPGMLVIWFVRNHVAKGFALGRV
- a CDS encoding ABC transporter substrate-binding protein; this encodes MFENKNNTRHGMAIAALLTLSGIAGTAWADAYEDAAKKWVESEFNPSTLSPEQQMEELRWFIKAAEPFRGMEINVASETITTHEYESKTLARAFSEITGIKLRHDLMQEGDVVEKLQTQMQSGKNIYDGYINDSDLIGTHFRYGKAVAISDMIKNEGKDVTLPTLDLDDFIGISFTTGPDGKLYQLPDQQFANLYWFRADWFERPELKKQFKERYGYELGVPVNWSAYEDIAEFFSKYVKEIDGQRVYGHMDYGKKDPSLGWRFTDAWFSMAGAGDKGLPNGLPVDEWGIRVEDCHPVGSSVSRGGATNGPAAVYATQKYVDWMRQYAPPEAQGMTFSESGPVPAQGNIAQQIFWYTAFTADMTKPGLPVVNEDGTPKWRMAPSPKGPYWEEGMKLGYQDTGSWTFLNSTPEKRRLAAWLYAQFTVSKTVSLKKTLVGLTPIRESDINSNAMTEAAPKLGGLVEFYRSPARVQWTPTGTNVPDYPRLAQLWWQYIAEAASGDKSPQEALDGLAEAQDTMMARLERANVQPKCGPKLNEPRDPEYWLKQAGSPKPKLENEKPQGQTISYDELIKSWEQKR
- a CDS encoding ABC transporter ATP-binding protein produces the protein MAEIRLQNLAHSYSPQPSGAADYAIREMDHVWEQGGAYALLGPSGCGKSTLLNIISGLLSPSEGQVLFDAREVNRMSPEQRNIAQVFQFPVVYDTMTVFDNLAFPLRNQGVPEARVTSKVHEIAEVLDLHPLLKRKARNLTADEKQKVSMGRGLVRDDVSAILFDEPLTVIDPHLKWKLRRKLKQIHEQFNITMIYVTHDQLEASTFADKIAVMHGGQIVQFGTPRELFERPQHTFVGFFVGSPGMNLIDVRAEEGGVGFGDLHLPLSDALLARLPDVAGCRLQIGVRPEFVQVSDEAAVGGMQADVVRVEDLGTYKILTLRLQGHLLKARLPEDHPVPKSQAWLGFPAQWLMLYADDRLVEDMP